In Paraburkholderia bryophila, a single genomic region encodes these proteins:
- a CDS encoding LysR family transcriptional regulator, protein MELRALRYFVEVVRQQSFTVAAEQMFVTQPTISKMVKSLEDEIGSPLLLRDGRQMVLTDAGRIVYQRGQDVLAAHAQLQAELNDLDTLGRGELTIGIPPMGGSLFTPAIAAFRQRYPKIELKLFEQGSRAIEAALINGELELGGVLQPVDPENIDVLPITRQLLWLVARTGSRWDELHEVPLAQLANEPFVFYGESLALNDVVLNACRAAGFAPTIVGRSGHWDFMAALVQAGVGIALLPAPYCRRLDPAQFTCRPVSEPEIPWEMAIGWRRNGYLSHAARAWLEVAREALPGQAADDFMLGPGIGVSGITVPVPTGK, encoded by the coding sequence GTGGAACTACGTGCGTTGCGGTATTTCGTCGAAGTGGTTCGTCAACAGAGCTTCACCGTCGCCGCCGAGCAGATGTTCGTCACGCAGCCCACCATCAGCAAGATGGTGAAGTCGCTGGAAGACGAGATCGGCTCGCCGTTATTGCTGCGCGACGGGCGTCAGATGGTGCTGACCGACGCCGGCCGGATCGTCTACCAGCGCGGTCAGGACGTGCTGGCGGCGCACGCGCAATTGCAGGCCGAACTGAACGATCTCGACACGCTCGGCCGGGGTGAACTCACCATCGGCATTCCGCCGATGGGCGGCTCGCTGTTCACGCCCGCTATCGCGGCGTTCCGCCAGCGCTACCCGAAAATCGAACTGAAGCTCTTCGAGCAAGGTTCGCGCGCGATCGAAGCGGCGCTGATCAACGGTGAGCTGGAGTTAGGCGGTGTGCTGCAACCGGTCGATCCGGAAAACATCGACGTATTGCCGATCACGCGCCAGTTGCTGTGGCTCGTCGCGCGCACCGGCTCGCGCTGGGACGAACTGCACGAAGTGCCGCTCGCGCAGTTGGCCAACGAACCGTTCGTGTTCTACGGCGAGAGCCTCGCGCTCAACGACGTGGTGCTGAACGCGTGCCGCGCGGCCGGTTTTGCGCCGACTATCGTCGGACGCAGCGGGCATTGGGATTTCATGGCGGCGCTGGTGCAGGCGGGCGTCGGCATTGCGCTGTTGCCGGCGCCGTATTGCCGGCGGCTGGATCCCGCGCAGTTCACCTGCCGACCGGTGTCGGAGCCCGAGATTCCGTGGGAAATGGCGATCGGCTGGCGTCGCAACGGTTATCTGTCGCATGCGGCGCGCGCGTGGCTCGAAGTCGCGCGCGAGGCGTTGCCGGGTCAGGCCGCCGATGACTTCATGCTGGGACCGGGCATCGGCGTGAGCGGTATTACGGTGCCGGTGCCGACGGGCAAGTAA
- a CDS encoding glycosyltransferase family 2 protein, with protein sequence MTPISIIIPCYNAAPTLVRALQSCLSQPEAAQIIVVDDGSSDASADIVTYCTSFDPRVSLLSMPCNGGAARARNWGALHASHDLLAFLDADDEYLPGALTAAADFLAQNPADMAVRLDVEYTGFPADLTAHPDFAAHSATLSNTVPSSLIIRRAAFAALGGFPMDPVFRRIGGEDGAFSWALREMFGNRRLDDTPRVRMHYHPGIHAERYFRIALGLQQPDPADVADAFHFSKRFVDTARAGVDQLRAAFIANVKATQATPANAS encoded by the coding sequence ATGACACCGATTTCGATCATCATCCCGTGCTACAACGCCGCGCCGACGCTGGTCCGCGCGCTGCAAAGCTGCCTAAGCCAGCCCGAGGCGGCGCAGATCATTGTTGTCGACGACGGTTCGTCGGATGCGTCGGCCGACATAGTTACTTATTGCACGTCGTTCGACCCGCGTGTGAGCCTGCTGTCCATGCCTTGCAACGGCGGCGCCGCACGGGCGCGCAACTGGGGCGCGCTGCACGCGTCGCACGACCTGCTCGCCTTTCTCGATGCCGACGACGAGTATCTGCCCGGCGCGCTCACTGCGGCCGCCGATTTCCTCGCGCAAAACCCGGCGGACATGGCCGTGCGCCTCGACGTCGAGTACACCGGTTTTCCCGCCGACCTCACCGCGCATCCCGACTTCGCCGCGCACTCGGCGACACTGAGCAATACGGTGCCGAGCAGCCTGATCATCCGGCGCGCGGCGTTCGCGGCGCTCGGCGGGTTTCCGATGGATCCGGTGTTTCGCCGTATCGGCGGGGAAGACGGCGCGTTTTCGTGGGCGCTGCGCGAGATGTTCGGCAACCGGCGTCTCGACGACACGCCACGCGTGCGCATGCATTACCACCCGGGCATTCACGCCGAACGCTACTTCCGCATCGCGTTGGGCTTGCAGCAGCCGGATCCCGCCGACGTCGCCGACGCGTTTCATTTTTCAAAGCGCTTTGTTGACACCGCACGTGCCGGCGTCGATCAATTACGCGCGGCTTTCATCGCGAACGTGAAGGCGACACAAGCCACACCGGCCAACGCCTCTTAA
- the ahcY gene encoding adenosylhomocysteinase translates to MNAAVIDSRASQDFIVADLSLADWGRKELTIAETEMPGLVQTREEYKAQQPLKGARVAGSLHMTIQTGVLIETLTALGADVRWASCNIFSTQDHAAAAIAKAGVPVFAFKGESLDEYWEFSHRIFEWPNGEFANMILDDGGDATLLLILGSKAEKDRSVISKPTNEEEVALYKSIASHLDADPTWYSTRLAHIKGVTEETTTGVHRLYQMEKEGRLPFPAFNVNDSVTKSKFDNLYGCRESLVDGIKRATDVMIAGKIAVVAGYGDVGKGCAQSLRGLGATVWVTEIDPICALQAAMEGYRVVTMEYAADKADIFVTATGNFHVIGHDHMAAMRHNAIVCNIGHFDSEIDIASTRKYQWDNIKPQVDHIIFPDGKRVILLAEGRLVNLGCATGHPSFVMSNSFTNQTLAQIELFTQGNKYENKVYVLPKHLDEKVARLHLARIGADLTVLSDEQAGYIGVDKNGPFKPNHYRY, encoded by the coding sequence ATGAACGCCGCAGTAATCGATTCCCGAGCTTCCCAAGACTTCATCGTTGCCGACCTGTCGCTTGCCGACTGGGGCCGCAAGGAACTGACCATCGCCGAGACGGAAATGCCCGGCCTCGTGCAAACGCGCGAAGAGTACAAGGCGCAGCAACCGCTGAAGGGCGCGCGCGTTGCAGGTTCGCTGCACATGACGATCCAGACCGGCGTGCTGATCGAGACGCTCACCGCGCTCGGCGCCGACGTGCGTTGGGCCTCGTGCAACATCTTCTCGACGCAAGACCATGCTGCCGCCGCGATCGCCAAGGCCGGCGTGCCGGTGTTCGCGTTCAAGGGCGAATCGCTCGACGAATACTGGGAGTTCTCGCACCGCATTTTCGAATGGCCGAACGGCGAATTCGCCAACATGATCCTCGACGACGGCGGCGACGCCACGTTGCTGCTGATCCTCGGTTCGAAGGCGGAGAAAGACCGTTCGGTGATCTCGAAGCCGACCAACGAAGAAGAAGTCGCGCTGTACAAGTCGATCGCTTCGCACCTGGATGCGGATCCGACGTGGTACTCCACGCGCCTCGCGCACATCAAGGGCGTGACGGAAGAAACCACCACCGGCGTGCACCGTCTGTATCAGATGGAAAAGGAAGGCCGCCTGCCGTTCCCGGCTTTCAACGTCAACGATTCGGTCACCAAGTCGAAGTTCGACAACCTGTATGGTTGCCGTGAGTCGCTGGTCGACGGCATCAAGCGCGCAACCGACGTGATGATCGCGGGCAAGATCGCGGTCGTGGCCGGTTACGGCGACGTGGGCAAGGGCTGCGCGCAATCGCTGCGCGGTCTGGGCGCCACGGTGTGGGTCACCGAAATCGATCCGATCTGCGCGCTGCAGGCGGCGATGGAAGGCTACCGCGTCGTGACGATGGAATACGCGGCGGACAAGGCCGACATTTTCGTGACGGCAACCGGCAACTTCCACGTGATCGGCCACGATCACATGGCGGCCATGCGTCACAACGCGATTGTCTGCAACATCGGTCACTTCGATTCGGAAATCGACATTGCGTCGACGCGTAAATACCAGTGGGACAACATCAAGCCGCAAGTCGACCACATCATTTTCCCGGACGGCAAGCGCGTGATCCTGCTGGCTGAAGGGCGCCTCGTGAACCTGGGTTGCGCGACGGGCCACCCGTCGTTCGTGATGTCGAACTCGTTCACGAACCAGACGCTCGCGCAGATCGAACTGTTTACGCAAGGCAACAAGTACGAGAACAAGGTGTACGTGCTGCCGAAGCATCTGGACGAGAAGGTCGCGCGCCTGCATCTGGCGCGCATTGGCGCAGACCTGACCGTGCTGTCGGACGAGCAGGCTGGTTATATTGGCGTCGACAAGAACGGCCCGTTCAAGCCGAACCACTATCGCTATTAA
- a CDS encoding phage holin family protein, with protein MTVLLTWLINALALLIITYLVPSIHIRSFGTALIVAVVLGLINTVLRPVLILLTLPVTIVTLGLFILVVNALCFWLCASLLKGFEVSGFWSAFIGSILYSIVSWILSAIIFGNRSLG; from the coding sequence ATGACCGTGCTGCTGACCTGGCTGATCAACGCGCTCGCGCTCCTGATCATCACCTACCTCGTTCCGTCGATCCATATCCGCAGTTTCGGCACCGCGCTGATCGTCGCGGTGGTGCTCGGCTTGATCAATACGGTCCTGCGGCCGGTGCTGATCCTGTTGACGCTGCCCGTCACGATCGTCACGCTCGGGCTTTTCATTCTGGTGGTCAATGCGCTGTGCTTCTGGCTGTGCGCGTCGCTGCTGAAGGGCTTCGAAGTGTCGGGTTTCTGGTCGGCGTTCATCGGCTCGATTCTGTACAGCATCGTTTCGTGGATCCTGTCCGCGATTATTTTCGGCAACCGCAGTCTCGGTTGA
- the metF gene encoding methylenetetrahydrofolate reductase [NAD(P)H] has translation MNPIELSFEFFPPKTAEGVDKLRATRAQLAPLKPKFVSVTFGAGGSTQQGTLDTVVDIAKEGIEAAPHVSCIGSSKDSLRAILNEYRAHGIRHIVALRGDLPSGMGEVGELRYASELVSFIRAEFGDWFWIEVAGYPEYHPQSRSPRHDMDNFVRKVKAGANSVITQYFFNADAYFRFVDDAQKLGVDVPIVPGIMPITNYSQLMRFSEMCGAEVPRWVARRLESFGDDRESIRAFGLDVVTDLCERLLDAKVPGLHFYTLNGAAATKAICERLNT, from the coding sequence ATGAACCCCATCGAACTTTCATTCGAATTCTTCCCGCCGAAAACCGCGGAAGGCGTCGACAAGCTGCGCGCCACGCGTGCGCAGCTTGCGCCGCTCAAGCCCAAGTTCGTGTCCGTCACGTTCGGGGCGGGCGGCTCGACGCAGCAGGGCACGCTCGACACCGTCGTCGATATCGCGAAGGAAGGCATCGAAGCGGCGCCGCACGTGTCGTGCATCGGCTCTTCCAAAGACAGCCTGCGCGCGATTCTCAACGAGTACCGCGCGCATGGCATTCGCCATATCGTCGCGCTGCGCGGCGACTTGCCGTCCGGCATGGGCGAAGTCGGTGAGCTGCGTTATGCGTCGGAACTGGTGAGCTTTATCCGCGCCGAATTCGGCGACTGGTTCTGGATCGAGGTGGCCGGCTATCCGGAGTACCACCCGCAGTCGCGCTCGCCGCGTCACGATATGGACAACTTCGTGCGCAAGGTGAAGGCCGGCGCCAACTCGGTGATTACGCAGTACTTCTTCAATGCGGACGCGTATTTCCGTTTCGTCGACGACGCGCAGAAGCTCGGCGTGGATGTGCCGATCGTGCCGGGCATCATGCCGATCACGAACTACTCGCAACTAATGCGGTTCTCCGAGATGTGCGGCGCCGAAGTGCCGCGCTGGGTCGCGCGCCGGCTGGAAAGCTTCGGCGACGACCGCGAGTCGATTCGCGCGTTCGGGCTCGACGTGGTGACGGACCTGTGCGAACGCCTGCTCGACGCCAAAGTGCCGGGTTTGCATTTCTATACGCTGAATGGCGCCGCGGCGACCAAAGCGATCTGCGAACGCTTGAACACCTAA